One region of Pseudomonas sp. ABC1 genomic DNA includes:
- the ptsP gene encoding phosphoenolpyruvate--protein phosphotransferase codes for MLGTLRKIVQEVNAAPDLKAALGIIVLRVKEAMGSQVCSVYLLDPESGRFVLMATEGLNKRAIGKVSMAPNEGLVGLVSTREEPLNLEHASEHPRYRYFAETGEERYASFLGAPIIHHRRVMGVLVIQQKERRQFDEGEEAFLVTMSAQLAGVIAHAEATGSIRGLGREGKGIQETRFLGIAGAPGAAIGTALVVLPPADLDVVPDKSVENIDAELALFSAALDAVRADMRALSERLAGQMRKEERALFDVYLMMLDDSALAGEVVKVIRTGQWAQGALRRVVSGHVRRFELMDDAYLRERASDVRDIGRRLLAYLQQAHQQTLTYPDNTILVSEELTPAMLGEVPEGKLAGMVSVLGSSNSHVAILARAMGIPTVMGAVDLPYSKVDGIDLIIDGTRGEIITNPGKVLRKKYATVIEQDRELARGLDVLRELPCETTDGQRIPLWVNTGLLADVVRAQERGAEGVGLYRTEVPFMIKERFPSEKEQLAIYREQLQAFHPLPVTMRSLDIGGDKALPYFPIQEENPFLGWRGIRVTLDHPEIFLLQTRAMLKSSEGLNNLRILLPMISGTRELEEALHLIQRAWNEVRDEGTDVRMPPIGVMIEVPAAVYQTRELARMVDFISVGSNDLTQYLLAVDRNNPRVADLYDYLHPAVLEALQRVVTDAHAEGRPVSICGEMAGDPAAALLLLAMGFDSLSMNATNLPRVKWMVRQVSSQVARDLLEQVMQLESPQAIRSLVQETLRGLGLDRLINPSAAV; via the coding sequence ATGCTCGGCACGCTACGCAAGATTGTCCAGGAAGTGAATGCCGCCCCAGACCTGAAGGCGGCATTGGGCATCATTGTGCTGAGGGTCAAGGAGGCCATGGGCAGCCAGGTCTGCTCGGTCTATCTGCTCGATCCCGAGTCCGGGCGCTTCGTCCTGATGGCCACCGAGGGCTTGAACAAGCGGGCCATCGGCAAGGTCAGCATGGCGCCCAACGAAGGTCTGGTCGGTCTGGTCAGTACCCGCGAGGAGCCGCTCAACCTGGAGCATGCCTCGGAACACCCGCGCTACCGCTACTTCGCCGAGACCGGTGAGGAGCGCTATGCCTCCTTCCTCGGTGCGCCGATCATCCACCACCGCCGTGTCATGGGCGTGTTGGTCATCCAGCAGAAGGAGCGTCGCCAGTTCGACGAGGGTGAGGAGGCCTTCCTCGTCACCATGAGTGCGCAACTGGCAGGCGTGATCGCACACGCCGAGGCGACCGGTTCGATCCGAGGCCTCGGGCGTGAAGGCAAGGGCATCCAGGAGACGCGTTTCCTGGGTATCGCCGGTGCGCCGGGGGCCGCTATCGGTACGGCGCTGGTGGTATTGCCACCGGCTGACCTGGACGTGGTGCCGGACAAGTCGGTGGAGAATATCGACGCCGAGCTGGCCCTGTTCTCCGCCGCGCTCGATGCCGTACGCGCTGACATGCGTGCATTGTCCGAGCGCCTGGCCGGGCAGATGCGCAAGGAAGAGCGGGCGCTGTTCGATGTCTACCTGATGATGCTCGACGACTCCGCGCTGGCGGGCGAGGTGGTCAAGGTCATCCGCACCGGCCAGTGGGCGCAGGGCGCCCTGCGTCGGGTGGTGAGCGGGCACGTCAGGCGTTTTGAATTGATGGACGACGCCTACCTGCGCGAGCGGGCATCCGATGTGCGGGATATCGGCCGGCGTCTGCTGGCGTACCTGCAACAGGCTCACCAGCAGACCCTGACCTACCCCGACAACACCATCCTGGTCAGCGAGGAACTGACGCCGGCCATGCTCGGCGAAGTGCCAGAAGGCAAGCTGGCCGGCATGGTTTCGGTGTTGGGATCGAGCAACTCGCACGTGGCCATCCTGGCGCGGGCCATGGGTATTCCCACGGTGATGGGGGCGGTCGACCTGCCGTATTCCAAGGTCGATGGCATCGACTTGATCATCGACGGTACCCGTGGCGAGATCATCACCAACCCCGGCAAGGTGCTACGCAAGAAATATGCGACGGTCATCGAGCAGGACCGCGAGCTGGCGCGTGGCCTGGATGTGCTGCGCGAGCTGCCTTGCGAGACCACCGATGGCCAGCGTATCCCGCTGTGGGTCAACACCGGTCTGCTGGCCGATGTGGTGCGGGCGCAGGAGCGGGGCGCCGAAGGCGTCGGCCTGTATCGCACGGAAGTGCCCTTCATGATCAAGGAGCGCTTCCCCAGCGAGAAGGAGCAACTGGCGATCTATCGCGAGCAGTTGCAGGCCTTCCATCCTTTGCCGGTGACCATGCGCAGCCTGGATATCGGGGGCGACAAGGCCCTGCCGTACTTCCCCATCCAGGAGGAAAACCCCTTCCTCGGCTGGCGCGGTATCCGCGTGACCCTGGATCATCCGGAGATCTTCCTGTTGCAGACGCGGGCCATGCTCAAGTCCAGCGAGGGTCTCAACAACCTGCGCATCCTGCTGCCGATGATTTCCGGTACGCGCGAGCTGGAAGAGGCGCTGCACCTGATCCAGCGCGCCTGGAACGAAGTGCGTGACGAAGGCACCGATGTGCGCATGCCGCCCATCGGCGTAATGATCGAAGTGCCGGCGGCGGTCTACCAGACGCGCGAGCTGGCGCGCATGGTGGATTTCATCTCGGTCGGCTCCAACGACCTGACGCAATACCTGCTGGCGGTGGATCGCAACAACCCACGGGTCGCCGACCTGTACGACTACCTGCACCCGGCGGTGCTGGAGGCGTTGCAGCGGGTGGTCACCGATGCGCATGCCGAAGGCCGTCCGGTGAGCATCTGTGGCGAAATGGCCGGCGATCCGGCGGCGGCATTGCTGCTGCTGGCGATGGGCTTCGACAGCCTGTCGATGAACGCCACCAACCTGCCCAGGGTCAAGTGGATGGTGCGTCAGGTCAGCTCCCAGGTGGCTCGCGACCTGCTGGAGCAGGTCATGCAACTGGAAAGCCCGCAGGCGATACGCAGCCTGGTGCAGGAGACCCTGCGCGGCCTCGGTCTGGATCGTCTGATCAATCCGTCCGCTGCTGTCTGA
- a CDS encoding RNA pyrophosphohydrolase has product MIDSDGFRPNVGIILANDAGQLLWARRINQDAWQFPQGGINTRETPEEALFRELNEEVGLDPQDVKVLACTRGWLRYRLPQRLVRTHSQPLCIGQKQKWFLLRLLCDDRRVRMDLTGKPEFDDWRWVSYWYPLGQVVTFKREVYRRALKELAPRI; this is encoded by the coding sequence GTGATCGACTCCGATGGTTTCCGCCCGAATGTCGGCATCATCCTGGCCAACGATGCCGGGCAGTTGCTCTGGGCGCGGAGGATAAATCAGGATGCCTGGCAGTTCCCGCAGGGGGGGATCAACACCCGCGAGACGCCCGAGGAAGCGCTGTTTCGCGAGCTCAACGAAGAAGTCGGGCTCGATCCGCAGGATGTGAAAGTACTTGCCTGCACACGGGGCTGGTTACGTTATCGTCTGCCGCAGCGGTTGGTGCGCACCCACAGCCAGCCGTTGTGCATCGGACAGAAACAGAAGTGGTTTCTGCTGCGTCTGCTCTGCGATGATCGACGGGTTCGCATGGACCTGACCGGCAAACCCGAGTTCGATGACTGGCGCTGGGTGAGTTACTGGTATCCGCTGGGGCAGGTCGTTACCTTCAAGCGCGAGGTCTATCGTCGCGCCTTAAAAGAATTGGCCCCGCGCATCTGA
- a CDS encoding HAD family phosphatase, whose product MHLALFDLDNTLLAGDSDHAWGDYLCRRGIVDADAYRARNDAFYQDYLAGRLDVLAYQNFCQEILGRSEPDQLDAWHRDFMRDCIEPIILPQGEALLRQHRDAGDKVVIITATNRFITGPIAARLGVDTLLATECEVRDGRYTGRATDIPCFQAGKVTRLERWLEENGHDLEGSHFYSDSWNDLPLLGRVSHPVAVDPDPKLEAEARSRGWKVISLR is encoded by the coding sequence GTGCACCTGGCACTATTCGATCTCGACAATACCCTTCTGGCCGGCGACAGCGACCACGCCTGGGGCGACTACCTGTGCCGTCGCGGTATCGTCGATGCCGATGCATACCGCGCCCGCAACGATGCCTTCTACCAGGATTACCTGGCCGGACGCCTGGACGTACTGGCCTACCAGAACTTCTGCCAGGAAATCCTCGGGCGCAGCGAACCCGACCAGCTCGACGCATGGCACCGAGATTTCATGCGCGACTGCATCGAGCCGATCATCCTGCCCCAGGGCGAGGCACTGCTGCGCCAGCATCGGGACGCGGGCGACAAGGTCGTCATCATCACGGCCACCAACCGCTTCATCACCGGCCCCATCGCCGCTCGCCTGGGCGTCGATACTCTGCTGGCCACCGAATGCGAAGTACGGGATGGCCGCTACACCGGGCGGGCGACGGACATCCCCTGCTTCCAGGCGGGAAAAGTCACCCGGCTGGAGCGCTGGCTGGAAGAAAACGGGCATGACCTCGAAGGCAGTCACTTCTACAGCGACTCCTGGAACGACCTGCCGCTGCTCGGCCGTGTCAGCCACCCTGTCGCGGTCGACCCCGATCCCAAGCTGGAAGCCGAGGCACGCAGCCGCGGCTGGAAGGTGATCAGCCTGCGCTGA
- the ilvA gene encoding threonine ammonia-lyase, biosynthetic: protein MLENYVKKILTSRVYDVAEETPLQPARQLSERLGNQILLKREDLQPVFSFKIRGAYNKLAQLTAEERARGIVTASAGNHAQGVALAAKHLGIKATIVMPRTTPELKVQGVRARGGKAVLHGDAFPEALAHSLKLVEEKGYAYIHPYDDPDVIAGQGTVAMEILRQHQGPIDAIFVPVGGGGLVAGIAAYVKYLHPETRVIGVEPDDSNCLQVALANGERTVLEQVGLFADGVAVAQIGEHTFEVCRRYVDEVITVSTDEICAAIKDIYDDTRSITEPAGALAVAGIKKYVARDAVQGQVLVGIDSGANINFDRLRHVAERSELGERREAIIAVTIAEQPGSFKAFCEAIGKRQITEFNYRYHSGKEASIFVGVQTHPENDPREALLDSLREQGFPVLDLTDNELAKLHIRHMVGGHTAQVSDERVLRFEFPERPGALFNFLNKLGGRWNISMFHYRNHGAADGRVVAGLQVPEDELPLLTAALEKIGYRYWDETDNPAYKLFLG, encoded by the coding sequence ATGCTCGAGAACTACGTCAAGAAAATCCTCACGTCCCGCGTCTATGACGTGGCCGAGGAAACCCCCCTGCAACCTGCCCGCCAATTGTCCGAGCGCCTGGGCAACCAGATTCTGCTCAAGCGCGAAGACCTGCAGCCGGTGTTCTCCTTCAAGATTCGCGGTGCTTACAACAAGCTGGCGCAATTGACTGCCGAAGAGCGGGCGCGGGGCATTGTCACGGCGTCGGCCGGCAACCATGCCCAGGGTGTTGCCCTGGCTGCGAAGCATCTCGGCATCAAGGCGACCATCGTCATGCCGCGCACCACGCCAGAGCTCAAGGTCCAGGGCGTGCGGGCACGGGGCGGCAAGGCCGTGCTGCATGGCGACGCCTTCCCCGAGGCGCTGGCGCATTCGTTGAAGCTGGTCGAAGAGAAGGGCTACGCCTATATCCACCCTTATGATGACCCCGACGTGATCGCCGGCCAGGGCACGGTGGCGATGGAGATCCTGCGCCAGCATCAGGGGCCGATCGACGCGATTTTCGTGCCGGTGGGCGGTGGTGGCCTGGTGGCGGGCATCGCCGCCTACGTCAAATACCTGCATCCGGAAACCCGGGTGATCGGGGTCGAGCCGGACGACTCCAACTGCCTGCAAGTGGCGCTGGCCAACGGCGAGCGGACCGTGCTGGAGCAGGTCGGCCTGTTCGCCGACGGGGTCGCCGTGGCGCAGATCGGCGAGCATACGTTCGAAGTCTGTCGCCGTTACGTCGATGAGGTGATCACGGTCAGTACCGACGAAATCTGCGCGGCGATCAAGGATATCTACGACGACACCCGCTCGATCACCGAGCCTGCCGGCGCGCTGGCCGTTGCCGGTATCAAGAAGTACGTGGCACGCGATGCCGTGCAGGGCCAGGTGCTGGTGGGCATCGACTCCGGGGCCAATATCAATTTCGATCGCCTGCGCCATGTCGCGGAGCGTTCCGAGCTGGGCGAGCGGCGCGAAGCGATCATCGCCGTGACCATCGCCGAGCAGCCCGGCAGCTTCAAGGCGTTCTGCGAGGCCATCGGCAAGCGGCAGATCACCGAGTTCAACTATCGCTACCACAGCGGCAAGGAGGCGAGCATCTTCGTTGGCGTGCAGACGCACCCGGAGAACGACCCGCGCGAAGCCTTGCTGGACAGCCTGCGGGAGCAGGGTTTTCCGGTACTCGACCTGACCGACAACGAGCTGGCCAAGCTGCATATCCGTCACATGGTGGGTGGGCATACGGCGCAGGTGAGCGATGAGCGGGTACTGCGTTTCGAGTTCCCGGAGCGCCCCGGTGCCTTGTTCAACTTCCTCAACAAGCTGGGCGGGCGCTGGAACATTTCCATGTTCCACTACCGCAACCACGGGGCGGCGGATGGTCGCGTAGTGGCGGGTCTGCAGGTGCCGGAAGACGAGCTGCCCCTGCTGACGGCGGCACTGGAAAAGATTGGTTACCGCTATTGGGATGAAACCGACAATCCAGCCTATAAGCTGTTCCTCGGTTAA
- a CDS encoding DUF2269 family protein, whose protein sequence is MEYYLAIRIFHGIAGVLLALGVIAHILMFWKAVRRDEPELLQRRLRRTRLASLPAMTLVALALPFSGWWMAHLAGWPLGQLWLLLSNLLFVLLIPLVLLLVGRLNAWEALGTAVVPAALPRTTTLYAVLIVLVLLAIMGLMGAKPL, encoded by the coding sequence ATGGAATATTACCTGGCAATCAGGATCTTTCACGGCATTGCTGGAGTCCTGCTGGCCCTGGGCGTGATCGCCCATATCCTGATGTTCTGGAAGGCGGTGCGTCGTGACGAGCCGGAGCTTCTGCAACGTCGCTTGCGGCGTACCCGGCTGGCCTCGTTGCCGGCGATGACGCTGGTGGCACTGGCGCTGCCGTTCAGTGGCTGGTGGATGGCGCACCTGGCGGGCTGGCCACTGGGGCAGCTCTGGCTGCTGCTGAGCAACCTGCTGTTCGTCCTGCTGATTCCGCTGGTGCTGTTGCTGGTGGGGCGCTTGAACGCCTGGGAGGCGCTGGGTACGGCTGTCGTACCGGCAGCCCTGCCGCGCACAACGACCCTTTATGCGGTGCTGATCGTACTGGTGTTGCTGGCGATCATGGGGCTGATGGGCGCCAAGCCGCTCTGA